The Patescibacteria group bacterium genome segment TTTTAGTGTCTTGTACTGCTACAAGTTAGTCTAACAGGGTTTATGGTTTGTGCAAGTTCAGAGTTAATTTTCTGATTCTTGAATCTTTCTACTGCGTGTGCAAATACATGTAAATATCCTCAAGAGCTTTGACGGCATCACCCGCGGCGATGTTGTTTTGGTGATAGAGTCCATTCGTACAATCCCCAGCACTCCATATACCACTGACAGAGGTTCTTTGGTTTCTAGGGTCAACCACGATTTGTCCTATTGCATCTCGTTCGACAAGGTTTGCAACCAAATCAGTCGATGGCACAGAACCCACTTCAACGAAAATACCTTGCGCGGGCAATTCAACAATTTTTCCTGTTTCTCTTTCTTTATACACGATCGCTTCAACAAATTTATCACCCTTCACTTCCAGAATTTCCGTATCAACAACTCCGCGCATTTTTGGATGGGAAAGAACTTTTTTAACAGTCACAGGATCAGCTCGGTATTCTTTGGAGCGTTGTAGCAAAACCACACTCTTAGCGTACGCCAAAAGTTGGGCGGCCGTTTCAAACCCAGCGTTGCCTCCTCCAATCACCACGACATCCATGTCAGCAAAAAGGGGACCGTCGCATGAAGCGCAATAGACAACACCCTTGTGTTCAAATTTGGCCGCGCCTGGAACTTCGAGTTGGCGGCGACGGCTTCCAGTAGAAATCAAAACAGTTTTGGCCTCAAAAGATTCATCTTCGAGTTTTATATTAAAACCGGTGGGGGATTTTTCAATGCTATTTACAAATTTCCCTTCGTGAATGTCGACGACATCCCCCGCGTAGGCTTTGAGATGTTCCTTGAGGGTTTCAGCGAGTTTGGTACCACTGATTGAAGGCGTGCCGATCCAGTTTTGAATATCACTTGAGACAGAGCTTTGGCCGCCAAATTCTTTAGCAACAAAAAGAGTCTTCAGGCGTTTGCGTGAAGCGTAGACACCCGCGGCGACAGCCGCGGGCCCGCCACCGATGATAGCCAAGTCATATTGGGTAGATTCAAGATTCATGATTTAAGATTAAAGAATAAAATATTTAAATGAATTATAGCAGGGCACATATTGTAACAGCAAACTGCCCAGTTTCGCAAAGCGAAACTGGGCAGTTCTTGAATCGTGAACCTGCCTACCGGCAGGCAGGTCCAAAATCTTGAATCACTTTTTGGCTCTGCGAAGAAAAGCCGGCACCGCACCCCAATCATCATCGTTGTCATCAACCACTTTCTTTTCTTCAACTTTCGGCGCAATTTCTTTTGGAGTAATCGGAGCGGTCATTGGATTGTAAATTTTACCCTTCTTTTCCTCAGCGGGAGAAGATGTGTCAGTTCCAAAGAGGCTTCGCTTGGCAACGGTCTCTGGAAATCCTGAAGCGATAACCGTAATTTTGATTTCACCTTTCTTGATTTTTTCATCACGAACGGTTCCGAAGATAACCTTTGCGTTTGGATCGATTGATTCCGTAATAACCTTAGCAGCATCCTGAATTTCAAACATGGTAAGGTCATCACCTCCTGCAATC includes the following:
- a CDS encoding FAD-dependent oxidoreductase — translated: MNLESTQYDLAIIGGGPAAVAAGVYASRKRLKTLFVAKEFGGQSSVSSDIQNWIGTPSISGTKLAETLKEHLKAYAGDVVDIHEGKFVNSIEKSPTGFNIKLEDESFEAKTVLISTGSRRRQLEVPGAAKFEHKGVVYCASCDGPLFADMDVVVIGGGNAGFETAAQLLAYAKSVVLLQRSKEYRADPVTVKKVLSHPKMRGVVDTEILEVKGDKFVEAIVYKERETGKIVELPAQGIFVEVGSVPSTDLVANLVERDAIGQIVVDPRNQRTSVSGIWSAGDCTNGLYHQNNIAAGDAVKALEDIYMYLHTQ